The Castanea sativa cultivar Marrone di Chiusa Pesio chromosome 4, ASM4071231v1 sequence TAGGGATGTCTCTCAAATCCACCAATTGAATctttcttttggccttttgaaCTTGTTGGTATCCAAGTTGTAGCTTTCTTTTTGATGCTTCAAGTTTCAACTCCAATGACTTcctcttctcctcctcctccttttgcGCTTTCCTTTGCCTCCATGCAGCCAAATTAATCTTGACCACaatcctctctttcttttcactATTCTCGGCACTGTTACTGGCAGCAGAAGACAATGTTGAGATCGCTTCCTTCTTGTTACCATCATCATCTTGCTGCTGCTTTGAAGGATAACCAGAAGCAGAAGAGAGAGCCTTCTTCAAACCCATACAAGGGTTAGCATCTAAACCCATAGCCACACGAGTTCTTGCATCTAAACCCAAAAGCATAGCCATAGCCACGACTACTACCAAAATCTTCAAGAGAGAGTATTTTTGCGTATTGAAATCTTCAAGAGAAAGTATTTTTGCGTTTAGTTTTTTCTTGCCAAAGTGggatacatatatataaatttactacGTCACTCTCCGACTCACACACGGAGAGACTCTCATGCTCTCTGTTTTGTTATCACCGACTCAGAGGAAGACTTTCATCCAACTAGCCgttactattttaatttcttctacACCCAGTAAAACTCAAGTAAAATTAAATTCCTTCAACAATTTACACGCGAAAGGCCTTGAAATATTATGCATTAcaagaattaataaaagttttacaCTTTTTGAATAACATGATAGTAATGTACGGTGTACGGTGTACGGTGTACCTGCTGCAAGGGTAATACAGATTTGAATGAActgaccaaaaagaaaaacacagatatttCCAATTGAATAGTCATCTTTAAGTATTCCCATCCCTCAAATTTTTGGAGAGCTTCACATGGGCCGTGggatctttcttcttctttttcttgaaatGTTTAGAGGCAGCTTTCAAAGCCTTAGTCCAAGCCTGTAATGAACAGTGTAAAATATAATAAGGAaaatgcttttttgtttttatttttttaatcaggTGATGAACCAAAATAAATTGCACTCAATACAaggttaaaatataaataaataattagtaaaaataaataaatatagaattcataaataatttaaattatagaatccataaataattaatttacaataatttaaaatataaataaatattttaaattagtgaaaattgaaaaaaagagagactaaAATAGTCCAAATAAATGCAGAATTCtatctttcaaatgtattttttatatcataactttcataagataaataaaaaatttgaaatcctaagcaaacataataaaaaatatatataacaatatcATAATTGATTTActaattatcaaaaagaaaattattagtttacattGTAATATTCATGTAAAATTTACattataaactaaataaatatatataatattttatatatttatacaaatatGTACAATATTGTACATTTTATACAAATTTGAATCACATGACTGCTATAATATAAACCAATAATTATTCCCTCAAATAAACATAGTTGATTTATCGAAACTATTATTGaagtaaacaaataataaacCACCGgtatcaaatttgaatttaacataaaatattaaaaaggtGAAGTTGATGAAATCAAAAGCCACCGTGGTatcaacaaaactaaaaattaaaatgtaacaaatattaataaaaatctgatttttttttttttttgggtggtctTTGATAGTGCGTGATACACAAAGTGGCAGGCCTCATTTCCTAAGGTAGAGAGTGGAATCTACTTTACCAAATAGATAGACATagacttcaagtcttcaagtctcttcaacaaacaaattgagagttctcagaaaaaaaaaaaaaaaaaaaacagagcagTGATAGAAAGAGAGATCCTAGCACCATTGCTCACtggtttgggtttttcttaacaATGGCGATAATAAGGTGTTGCTGTAATTACTAAGgttcttttttgcttttcttaaGCTCTGATCTGAACCGTGACAATAGAGCCAAAgttttcctaaatttttttctagattaaaaaatatagaaagaaaagaaattctgTAGAAAGAAATAGGAATAGAAATACCTTTGTGGTGTGTGGGAAACAAGGAAAAGTGGGCTTTAGAGGAGTTGGGGAGAACTCAGCTGGATTGGTTTTGTTCTTGTGCATGCGCTTCATCTTCAAAACATTAAGATTAAGATTGATGTTGAGCTTCTTCTTGATGTTGGAAGTGACTTTCTTCAACTTGGTTTTGTTGCTTAACACCatagcaccaccaccaccaaatgAGAGCTTTCTATTTGTGGGTGTTGTCATGAAAtccaaatcttcaaaatcaGAATCCAAGTCCATGGCACTGTAAGCCCGCGGGACCAAAGGGGACCATATTGAGCTCTGCGTGTAGTCGAAGTCGAAAGCCGATAACTTGTCAGGGAATTTGCAGAGAAGCTCTTTAGACATCAATGGTTGCAAGTAGTACACCACTTTCGTAGTGTCCATAATAACAAGCCTCTGtgtctcttcttcttctactttggACATAGCCATATCTGAGAGAGATCTTGTTCTGAATCTTCTATAAGATACTCTCTACACAAACTGTTGTGATTTTTTGCTTTTGGGTATTTTGCTTTCTGTTTCCTTTGTGGGATTTGGACTGTTTGGGACTTGTGTTTAAAGCAAAGATGGGGAAGAAAGAACAAGAGGATGTTTTGGAAAAGTTACCGTTacattttcagttttaaatGTGATGTGCCTGGTTTGTTCCTTGCTTCTTAGCCGTTTTCTCGATTTTACCCTCCATTTGCTCTAGTTTCTCATTTTGGTCCATGGAGTGATGATTTAGGTGTCATGTCAAATCACGTGTGTCAAACCTTAGAACAGTAAATAATCTAACAAAAAGTGACCATAGGAGAATCTTAGGAACATCATTCTATTTATGCTACAAccgaataaaatataaaatgccctttcaaaaaaataaataaaaataaaatgcatttaattgcaagaataaatctttaaaaataaaaaaattgcaagaaaaaaaaaaagaatggaaacaCCTACAGCAAGGACtatctagtaaaaaaaatgataaagtttagttacaaaactggttgtaacaatatatttttatttgaggtgtattttgataaatctaccattggattatatcttCTTGTTATAActtctatgcttgcaaaatttctaaaaaataaaaaataaaaaactatgtcatcaataaattgtttattaaaattatgcataatatataaacttataaatcatatagtaaataatattcgattaacacaaaatttgacatgtgtattaagatcGTAAAAAACATGAAGTTTAACAAATAGATTTTTAAGttatattgtaatatttattttattaagtaatgTTGTAATTTTTGGCTACAACCAGTTTTGTAAATAaactttctaataaaaaaaataacattaatcatGAATAGTTGAACTAGCCCAACtttgttttaaagaaaataatattattttttcctaaaCCCAAGAGAGTTTAGTATCATTTAACGCCAATTTCAAAATGATGCACTCTACTCTACTGTCATATGCTTAGAATCAGTACCATATTTGTGAGTTTACATGTTGACAAtgacatctatatatataatttgttgattatcaaaaaaaaaaaaaaaaaaaaaaaaaaatatatatatatatatatatatatatatatatatatatatatatatatatatataatttgttggATATCACAAACAAACGATTTGAGGcatttggttttgtgtttggaACCACTGCTGGATAGTGCTTTGTACTAGAATGCATTTTGCTTTCTAGCAGAATGTATTATgacataatatatttttattgaaaatttgcATTTAGTTTGATGCTTCAACTTTTACTAGAAAgtatttactcaaaaaaaaaaaaaaacttttactaAAAAGTAATTGTAATGGCGCGTTTTGGATCTTAAgcccaaaagataaaaggattaAAGCCTAAATAGTccaacacaataaatttgtagagagtcgGTTTGAAACTAGATTTCAGTGAGTTGGACAACAATCCTAATAAGTTAAAGATGACttgaaaaacaaagataaacagATCGTGTGCAAAGTAAATCTTCCTCGGTAAGGTCCGAGGAGAATAGCCCTTgtatatatttctcttaaacTTGATTACAATGACAATTTTTATTACTACAGTTtttttctctacaaattctCTGATGTCCTCTTGTAATGGGGTCTTTCTTCCTTATATTATCATGTTTTTATTCATCTCcaccctccacgtgtaggtTAAGTTGTCTGTCttgatccttgtcccatcaataccttcttgaaatctttggaAATAGTTGTAAGACTGAAtatcactgttcaggtatcacctccacattaatgcggtcagagagttagctacagagcatttaatgcggtggtaacaactttctcttagatattttttaGCTTCCCTTTGTCCTATTCCCTCCCGATGTTTATCCTTACTAGTAGAATTGCCCGGAGTATTGCCCTTGATGGCAGGTCAACTCCTTTGACCTCTACTCTGTTAAGCCGATGAGGCATCTCTCCTTGGACGATCTTTCCAAACCCTCATGACCAGGATCCTTCCATAACTCGCTGATTTGTACCTCTTTGCTAACGTTTACCTATCCTCGGACTATTAAATGTCTTTGGATAAGGCCCACGGCCCAATATACATTCATGAGTCTTTCATCCTTACagtaattattttgaaattttgaatggaATTGTGTTTCGTATAACAAAAAGCGTAAAATTCATTTTTGGAacttttaactattttttattaagatgATTATAATAATAGAaagttaatggtttttttttttatatattagaatttttattcattacgtaaaattccaaaaaataaagatttcaATAATTAATATCTGTTTAAatacaataacaaaataaaaataaaaatacaatcaccattaataacaaaaataatagtaacaaataaatattgccaatgaaaatttcaaactcCTTACCTTATGCCTTGAATTAAtgtctaatataaataattttgacaattatcagggaaaattacactttaccaccctaaactatgtcacagattacactttgcaccctaaacttttCGAATGCACGTtatgcaccctaaactatgaccattgttacactttgcaccctaatgTTAAATTTGCTGTTATGTTAGACGGAAAGCACAATCACATGCCTCCCACGTGACGTTTGCTTAAGTGTCACCAAGCCAAAAGACCTAAATGCCCTCGTCCAACTCTAGTAGCAAAGACATCTCTGTGTTGGGACAGAGCCACCGGGAGCAGAGGGAAGAAGGAGATCAGTTGGGATGACATCAACAAAGACATCTCTCTCTTCCAACTCCAGTAGCACACTGTCGCCCAATTTTCAGGCATGACATCCACAATCAAAAATTCACATAccattcctataaaaaaaaaaaaaaaaaacccacatacCATCGCAAAGCCACCAATTTTCAGGCATGAGATCCTCTGTCAAAAACCAAATCACAACACAAATTCACAGGAtgcaaaatcacaaacacaaattcgAACCGACTAAGATCCACAAACACAAAATTACACTTTCTGATCAACGCATTCAGAATTTTAGATCACAAACACAACTCTTAACCGACCCATCGCCAAGATCTGTagtgaaagtgagagagaggagatgaATCGTGCCCAGCCGATTTTGAGATCACGGATGCCACTGTGAGCTCTTGGAGTTGACCATACTAGTTCTGAATCATGACCCAAATTGGACCCAGCTACCATCGGCACCACCATCTGCGACCAGCCACCATCGCCACTTAGCCACCGTCGTTCACTACCTTCTATCTCTATTGATCTGTGTGGATCAGTGCATGGAGAGACCCAAAACACCAAATCGTGAATGAGAGGGAGGAGTGATACTGAGGATCTGTGGAACGCCTTTTGGGTATTCGGACTTGGAAGAGGGCATTTGGGTCTTTTGGCTACTGGAGTTAGAAGAGAGAGATGTCTTTGTTGATGTCATCCCAACTGATCTCCTTCTTCCCTCTGCTCCTGGTGGCTCCGTCCCAACACAGAGAGAGATGTCTTTGCTACTAGAGTTGGACGAGGGCATTTGGGTCTTTTGGCTTGGTGACACTTAAGCAAACGTCACGTGGGAGGCATGTGATTGTGCTTTCCATCTAACATAACATCAAATTTAAcattagggtgcaaagtgtaacaatggtcatagtttagggtgcaaagtgtaatctggggcatagtttagggtggtaaagtgtaattttccccAATTATCAAGATagttttgtacataaaaaaatattcatatacaatattaacaatttttacataattttttttcacccaATTTTTCTGTAAACTTTtcctcctcctctctctctctctctctctctctctctctctctctctctctctctctctctctctcggatatgtgttggttggggtgaaaattGGGTGGATAGAAAATGGGGGAGAAAAAATGGATAATTGGTGTATTTGGTTAGGAGGGGAGAAAGGGGAGAAAATGGTAGAGCCCGACAGTTTTCTGTTTGAACCCACCAAAATTCAATCTCCCCAAAATGGAGAGAAGAGTGGGGGCTTACGGTATTTACCATTCTGCACCCCCCTCCCTCCACATCCATACACCCCTACTCTTTCCTTCactgttttcatttttttttttcacttttaatttCACATTTGGCAATATAGGAGGGGAtagaaaagtaggaggataCAAGAGATTTTAGTTTTCTCTTATAGTTTTTGGTAGGGGTTTGAAAAGTAGAGAAAtagaaaactcttttattttcttaaggATAAAAATGAGGGGATGGAAAATGTAgaatgtataaatttactctatGCCCTTATTAGATAACAAAAGAGTAacatattatcatttttattaaaaaattgtgtatggaTAGTaactttattataaaaaaattataaagtacaataacacaaaacaaatgagggggggggggtggaggggaacagatgaaaaaaaaacccaaaacagatGGAAAAcgatgtaaaaaaagaaaaagaaaaaaagaaatgaatgagaACTATTGAGaattaatagaagaagaagacaaaagtgAAAGAAACGAcaaagccaaaagaaaaaaagccaaTTGCATAGGGGGACAATGTTGTCCAAAATGGTAGGACTTTTTGTCCCTTGCATTTTCTCTCTAGTTTTCTCCCTCTTTTAGGGAGATTGCATTTTGGTGACCCAAGGAGAAAAATCCTAGGTTCCATTAGTTTTCTTCCCTATTTACTCCTCCAACTaacagaaaaatataattttttctccatcttttccatCTATCTCAAAATCACCACAAATAAATGGGGTCTTATTTGCCTCACATCTCACTCTATTCATATGATGAGTATTAGGTTTAGCCGTGAGGGATTTTTTTGAAGACGTGTAtgcattttagaaaattttgtgcttatttattttgatgatgcaaagaagatcagtaggctggatgcttcggacttcaaaggactactggttctctctgcggcctgaagaagaaagaaaagcgaatcaaaggcgaccggggctgccggccaaaaaccctccgatggcaaagttagtttttctctctatgttatctgagttccaacttttttggagtaaaaatgaacataccttggccttgtctgaaacagcctttatatagtgttcttataggcggttaccaaaattggaacttctcctggattcaaggagaggtagaaatcaaacgtaacttgcataaccgtttagaAGTTATGCTTTTGTctccacaacggatacctggcggttatgcgtgggataagggattatcacgtCTTATTcagagattttcctaagtatgataccctcgtcctggagttCCTTAGTTGGGTGTGCTTTGGTACACACGCAGGGGCTGTTTCGTTTAACGggcaaattccttcaagacgaggctatcggcactctggacgagtgcatcactggtggtgcttacctcgtccagagctcttcttccctggacgaggtaattgtaggcaagtttctgagggtgtttacaGGTAGGTGGGTtatggacgacctgtatggacgactcgaagataggctaaatcagttccctatcagttgccccctgttCTAAGGTCGTCCAAAGCTTTTAGGTTTCTGGACTCGTTTCAACGTATTATTCCACGTGTCTCAAGGTAGAGGACGAGGTTCCAAAGGCCCCAGATTATGTCACGTGTCATTACTTGCCTGGGTTAACCGTTGCGTCGATTTGGGTTTTCGAGGAGGTTGCCACGTGGTTTTTCCTGATTGGTCATTTCGTTCtgggttttacttttcaacacctataaatagtggatttccttccctaccctctccattttttcaaattctctcgtttgacatctctcgtccatcgcctcgtctaggagtattccagcgtcctTAGTTTctttcgtctagagccaggtattttctctacgcttgtctttaggtttcccttatatttccaaaatgtccgaaagtttttcttcgtctagcaatagtgttgaTAGGGAGATAGATGAATATCGTaacacaactagctatagtggtTCTAGCAGTGACAGTAGGAGCAGTGGTAATACCACAGACGAGTATGTTTCTAGGGTTCctggggttcccttagaagttttccagGAAGAACTTAGGACGAGGGTAGGGTCTAGGTCTGGGGCTGGTCCCTCTAGCGCGCCCTCGCCAACTAGAATGGACGAGGTCGGGTAATACTGTACTGCGCTGTAGGGGTTCCGGCCAAGACAGACGAGAGGAAGTTAGCGTCCCTTATAAGCTGGTACCAAATCCCAGACGAGCCAAATCCTAGATTAGCCGTCCGtggtgagtggtgttgccaacctcactttggcattggggtttatgaagcctatcttcTAGGGGATCTTAGGCTGCCTCTTAATGCTTTTGCTAGGGAGTTACTTAGtaggttaggtttaggtttgtgtcagctaaatcctaatgcatggagactagtcgtttctatgcaagttttgtggagagaggtttttgaaggggattgtcctcttactgtggacgaattccttttttgctataaaccctctgaaattagtcaatctcgtggcttCTATCAGTTCACAGCCAGGAGAAAAGATTGTAGGATTATTAAATCTCTGGCTACTTCAGATAGGAGCTGGAAGAcagagtttttcttcgtctccaGTTTTTGGGCAGGACGCCCTATTGAGTTGAGCAGGGATTCGTTTTCCCCCCTATACAtgagacatagggaaccttcgtcctgaaggtatgcttacCACTACCGTAACATTACCTTTATTATACATCTTTCTATGTTAAACTCCTTGTCTTTATtgcaggtgttagaaggccCTCGTTGAACAAGTTCTATTTAGGACGCGTTCAGaaggctcgtcttcacccagagagggacttccactcTATGGTCACCCTGCAGCATTTtgcgacttggggacttggcccagaGCCCTCTCCGGAAGCATTAGCCCACGAAATCACAGTTCGTCGACGTGAGTTCTCGTCTTgaatttcctcttttttattattttcttatttttgtcgTCTTAGACAGATTTGTTAACTTATTCACCCATACctgttattattgttattttttttagggatggctACTATGAAGAAAAACAAGGGCAAGGGAGTCGCGGACGAGCGTGCTAAGCAAGACTCCGAGGCAAGGGCTCGTCCTGCTGCCGATGATAAGATAAGCCTGTCAAAGGCTATCAACcttgaaaacctccccagcCGGAGAGCCAAGCACAGGAAATCGTCCAAGCCTGGGGTCGTCTCTCACGCTGTCCCTGTTCTTCCTCCTCATTCGCCGTCCGTCCAGATCGTCGATGTggagtcgtctgagcctgttCATCCTCCTCCGTCCAAAACCAATGTTCCTACCTTGTCCCAGCCTCCCGTTGACATTGTGCCTAACCTCCTTGAGAGTGAGGGcttggcttgggagaggtttCAACAAGCAGTGTCagacgaggacgtggctgcatgctataacatgtccttgaaagattttgaacactcaggtgtccacgatcttttcaaggtaagtgATATGAATTTATTCTCGACACTAGTTTTACTTTTATGCTTGTTGACTTTGCTTAATACGAAAACTTTTATTTGCTTGTGCAGGCCATGTTCAAGTTTATAGCTACGTCCAGGCAGGCTCGGGGACGGGGACGACGGCTCATGTTGGAGAGGAGGATCCAGGAGGTCAAGGACGATTGCAAGGGTTGAAAATTGGGGCGAGCcaaggctaaggacgaggccaAGGGTTTGCTCAACCTCGTCGAGGAGCTGAAGGCCGACATAGTGGAGAAAGactctcgtcttgaccactttcaaAGGAAAATCGACGAGCTAAGCAACTCCTTTGTGAGGGCTAAGGACGAAGCTGTGGACGAATTCAAGGCTTCGAAGCCATTCACtgaccttctggacgccaactatgcagCTGGATTTGAGGAttttcgcatggaggcgaaagaaaagtttccagaaGTTGATTTCAGCCCCATCGTCCTTCAACTAGGAGGTGCTTccagttcttttcttcagactagctctgaagacgtcaatgttgaagacgatgcctcgaCCAAGCCCGCTGAAGACGACCCTGATGCCTGATGCCTGttatttgaagattttcatTATTTGTTCAAGTGTTTTCCTCCTGtctcttttgttctttctttctttttttttttttaaaaaaaaaatgtataagagTACATTTGTCTCGTCTGGAGTATTTTTGACGGGTTTATAAACAGTGCCTTTCAAGGCTTAtttcttaagggtttttggacggtggtcgttcaCCCTTTATTGTCTAATGAATGTTTATCTTCGcttatcattattgttgttccatggacgagtttgtgtattattttcttattcaattgccttttaagcaatgttccCAAGTGTTGGGTCATTGTTTACA is a genomic window containing:
- the LOC142631109 gene encoding uncharacterized protein LOC142631109, which encodes MAMSKVEEEETQRLVIMDTTKVVYYLQPLMSKELLCKFPDKLSAFDFDYTQSSIWSPLVPRAYSAMDLDSDFEDLDFMTTPTNRKLSFGGGGAMVLSNKTKLKKVTSNIKKKLNINLNLNVLKMKRMHKNKTNPAEFSPTPLKPTFPCFPHTTKAWTKALKAASKHFKKKKKKDPTAHVKLSKNLRDGNT